A genomic segment from Pseudomonas mendocina encodes:
- a CDS encoding pirin family protein, protein MSELQLIRPRAEDIAGQPILRPLPSARFRSIGPFVFFDHMLEQDYPAGSGLNIAQHPHIGLSTLTYLFEGQLQHKDSLGSDQLVGPGDVSWMTAGRAVAHVERTPPSQLGQNKRTHGLQVWLALPEAEEQCEPAYSYHPAGSLPRSDAMGVQITLIAGTGFCLESPVPVRSPTLYAELRLAAGASLLIPNEHSERALYLIEGEAELDGETLPAHAMAVIPAGETPLLSACGECHLALIGGEPIGPRRMNWNFVASSAELIDQARKRWAAGDWPQVPGETARIELPR, encoded by the coding sequence ATGAGCGAGCTGCAGCTTATCCGCCCACGCGCCGAAGACATCGCCGGCCAGCCGATCCTGCGCCCCCTGCCCTCAGCGCGTTTTCGCAGCATCGGCCCCTTCGTCTTCTTCGATCACATGCTCGAGCAGGACTACCCGGCCGGCAGCGGCTTGAACATTGCCCAGCATCCGCATATCGGCCTGTCCACCCTCACCTATCTGTTCGAAGGCCAGTTGCAGCACAAGGACAGCCTGGGTTCCGACCAACTGGTCGGCCCTGGTGACGTCAGCTGGATGACTGCCGGGCGAGCAGTGGCCCATGTCGAACGCACGCCGCCCTCGCAGTTGGGACAGAACAAACGCACGCACGGCCTGCAGGTGTGGCTGGCGCTGCCGGAAGCCGAGGAACAGTGCGAGCCTGCCTACAGCTACCACCCTGCCGGATCGTTGCCACGCAGCGATGCCATGGGGGTGCAGATCACCCTGATCGCCGGCACCGGTTTCTGTCTCGAGTCGCCGGTACCGGTTCGCTCACCGACGCTTTACGCCGAGCTACGGCTGGCGGCCGGGGCCAGCCTGCTGATCCCAAACGAGCACAGCGAGCGCGCCCTGTACCTGATCGAAGGCGAAGCCGAGCTGGACGGCGAAACGCTGCCTGCTCACGCCATGGCGGTGATTCCGGCGGGTGAAACGCCACTGCTCAGCGCCTGCGGCGAGTGCCACCTGGCGCTGATCGGCGGCGAGCCCATCGGGCCACGACGGATGAACTGGAACTTCGTCGCCAGCAGCGCGGAGCTGATCGACCAGGCGCGCAAGCGCTGGGCCGCTGGGGACTGGCCTCAGGTACCCGGTGAAACCGCCCGCATCGAACTGCCACGCTGA
- a CDS encoding OsmC family protein, producing MIRIHNSKGLQQQIEIGSHQLLGDVSPELGGDGVGPDPHDLFDASLGTCKAMTLLLYARQRGLPLEGIDVSVERDDSEERQGNYRLIVELSLKGPLDDAQRQQLLRVADKCPIHKLMTTTDIQVQTRLAGAQA from the coding sequence ATGATCCGTATTCATAACAGCAAGGGTCTGCAGCAGCAGATCGAAATCGGTTCTCACCAGTTGCTCGGCGACGTTTCGCCCGAACTTGGCGGCGACGGGGTCGGCCCCGACCCGCACGACCTGTTCGACGCGTCGCTCGGCACCTGCAAAGCCATGACCCTGCTGCTCTACGCACGCCAGCGCGGCCTGCCGCTGGAAGGCATCGACGTCAGCGTCGAGCGTGACGACAGCGAAGAACGTCAAGGCAACTACCGCCTGATCGTGGAGCTGTCGCTCAAGGGGCCGCTGGACGATGCGCAGCGCCAGCAATTGCTGCGCGTCGCCGACAAATGCCCCATTCACAAGTTGATGACCACCACCGACATCCAGGTGCAAACCCGTCTGGCCGGAGCCCAGGCATGA
- a CDS encoding methyl-accepting chemotaxis protein: MLQLLRKPARKTEGDIALDALFHQHDLTIRLPEHYQWMVRLNDFSASLQERIRTSLGAAVGIAAHAPELARIAAANQQSGQTLAQSSELIASASEQVTTTLDAELVPGAGEVARLSAEVSATLRQCQQSGQAVLRQVEVIDASEAQLAQVIGQLAGQLDEVSKVIGVIASISQQTNLLALNAAIEAARAGDHGRGFAVVAEEVRRLAGHTTDATGQVSDIIERFREGMYQLGDAGQHMNQAVADGRSGILAVSQGLDSTRQAMDRLDAQVGQIAAGTEQIGQAVRSINGDVQSIAQVAGELLGKAGQVLHHSKAVREDGDRLLAGLGDFRLEIHAAVRASVELLATRSELAGDMAAAERLLGETLARDSRFELFYLVDNRGVQISENIFAADVAHSESPSCRGRDWSQRPWFRAVAEQMEPHITQVYRSSATDDFCFTVSVPIVDGHRRLLRVLGADVRLSALV, encoded by the coding sequence ATGTTGCAGTTACTGCGCAAGCCGGCCCGTAAGACCGAAGGCGACATCGCATTGGATGCACTCTTCCATCAGCACGACCTCACCATCCGCCTGCCGGAACACTATCAGTGGATGGTGCGCCTGAACGACTTCAGCGCCAGCCTTCAGGAACGCATACGCACCAGCCTCGGCGCTGCCGTCGGCATCGCCGCACACGCGCCGGAACTGGCGCGTATTGCCGCCGCCAACCAGCAGAGCGGGCAGACCCTGGCGCAGTCCTCGGAGCTGATCGCCAGCGCCAGCGAACAAGTCACCACCACGCTGGATGCCGAGCTTGTGCCTGGTGCCGGCGAGGTCGCGCGGCTGTCCGCCGAGGTTTCGGCCACCCTGCGGCAATGCCAGCAGAGTGGTCAGGCTGTGCTGCGCCAGGTCGAAGTGATCGATGCCAGCGAAGCGCAGCTGGCTCAGGTAATCGGGCAACTGGCCGGACAACTGGATGAAGTGAGCAAGGTCATCGGCGTGATTGCCAGCATCTCCCAGCAGACCAACCTGCTGGCCCTGAACGCCGCCATCGAGGCCGCTCGCGCTGGCGACCATGGCCGCGGCTTCGCCGTCGTCGCCGAAGAGGTACGCCGCCTAGCCGGCCATACCACCGACGCGACCGGACAAGTCAGTGACATCATCGAACGCTTTCGTGAAGGCATGTACCAGCTTGGCGATGCCGGCCAGCATATGAACCAGGCCGTGGCCGACGGCCGCAGCGGCATCCTCGCGGTCAGCCAGGGCCTGGACAGCACGCGCCAGGCCATGGATCGCCTGGACGCCCAGGTCGGGCAGATCGCCGCGGGCACCGAGCAGATCGGCCAGGCCGTGCGCTCGATCAACGGTGACGTACAAAGCATCGCCCAGGTCGCGGGCGAGCTGCTTGGCAAGGCCGGCCAGGTACTGCATCACAGCAAGGCCGTACGTGAGGACGGCGACCGTCTGCTTGCCGGGCTGGGTGACTTCCGCCTGGAAATTCACGCAGCCGTGCGTGCCAGCGTCGAGCTGCTGGCGACACGCTCCGAACTGGCCGGCGACATGGCAGCAGCTGAACGCCTGCTCGGCGAGACCCTCGCGCGCGACAGCCGTTTCGAGCTGTTCTACCTGGTCGACAACCGCGGTGTGCAGATTTCCGAGAACATCTTCGCCGCCGATGTGGCACACAGCGAAAGTCCCAGTTGTCGCGGCCGCGACTGGAGCCAGCGCCCCTGGTTTCGTGCCGTTGCCGAACAGATGGAGCCACACATCACCCAGGTCTATCGCTCTTCGGCGACCGATGACTTCTGCTTTACCGTGTCCGTGCCCATCGTCGATGGACACAGACGCCTGTTGCGCGTCTTGGGCGCCGACGTACGGCTGTCGGCACTGGTGTGA
- a CDS encoding amidohydrolase family protein, protein MPWIFALSAMIACSAQAREYRYSDAHLHYVDFFQESAGMDELLEKMAQNNVDHVMFSGIPVAKKWDEDEPKRPRYYAGDDANAYWYSATDVFIADAYKRLPAEQRKRFHPFLSGFNPNDKNADAHIRRMLELDPGLWQGIGEVFTRHDDLTALIHGSAPRANNEALARVFHLAAEYDLPVMLHSNITSKREREPIYLEEIEAPLRNHPHVRFIWAHAGTSAEIHRHQEKLDFLMDTVERMLGQYPNLYIDLSWTMLRPYLLDENGKPDEKWVHLVSSYPERFMLGSDVVGRFGNLGEYMKGFDPFLDALPEDVAHKVARDNFLSILPRRVQAELDR, encoded by the coding sequence ATGCCATGGATATTCGCGCTCAGTGCGATGATCGCCTGCAGTGCTCAGGCCAGGGAATACCGTTATAGCGACGCCCATCTGCACTACGTCGACTTCTTCCAGGAAAGTGCGGGCATGGATGAGCTGCTGGAGAAGATGGCGCAGAACAACGTCGATCACGTGATGTTCTCCGGCATCCCGGTGGCCAAGAAGTGGGACGAGGACGAGCCCAAACGTCCGCGCTATTACGCGGGTGACGATGCCAATGCCTATTGGTACAGCGCCACCGATGTGTTCATCGCCGACGCCTACAAGCGTTTGCCGGCCGAGCAACGCAAACGCTTCCACCCGTTTCTTTCCGGCTTCAACCCCAATGACAAGAACGCCGATGCCCATATTCGCCGCATGCTGGAGCTCGACCCTGGCCTGTGGCAGGGCATCGGCGAAGTCTTTACTCGGCATGACGACCTCACCGCGCTGATTCATGGCAGTGCTCCCCGTGCCAACAATGAGGCGCTGGCGCGGGTCTTTCACCTGGCTGCCGAATACGACCTGCCGGTGATGCTGCACTCGAACATCACCTCCAAGCGGGAGCGTGAGCCGATCTACCTGGAGGAAATCGAGGCGCCGCTGCGCAACCATCCGCATGTACGTTTCATCTGGGCGCATGCTGGCACCAGTGCCGAGATCCACCGTCACCAGGAGAAGCTCGATTTCCTCATGGACACGGTCGAACGCATGCTGGGTCAATACCCGAATCTGTACATCGATCTGTCCTGGACCATGTTGCGGCCCTATTTACTGGACGAAAATGGCAAGCCCGACGAGAAATGGGTGCATCTGGTCAGCAGCTATCCGGAGCGCTTCATGTTGGGGTCGGACGTGGTTGGGCGCTTCGGCAACCTGGGCGAGTACATGAAAGGTTTCGATCCCTTCCTCGATGCATTGCCCGAGGATGTCGCGCACAAGGTCGCGCGCGACAATTTCCTGTCCATTCTGCCGCGCCGGGTGCAGGCCGAGCTGGATCGATAG
- a CDS encoding DUF3859 domain-containing protein, with protein MHYTRVAMMAGLFAWVGLSQAEVRVEGPVEYGIFSSQYQDFQPGERVLTRGDQAIQRTEQIPAKLGTKFGMRYSLAGKREGDAPLTLLYLTPGVVTADGQRHDKFEVQQKLVVGAPQDVMAFEFTEHHEVVPGEWHFIVYQGDRKLAEQRFTVR; from the coding sequence ATGCATTACACCCGAGTGGCCATGATGGCCGGTCTATTCGCCTGGGTAGGCCTGAGCCAGGCCGAGGTTCGCGTAGAAGGGCCGGTGGAATACGGCATCTTCAGCAGCCAGTACCAGGATTTTCAGCCGGGCGAGCGCGTGCTGACGCGCGGCGACCAGGCCATCCAGCGCACCGAACAGATTCCCGCCAAGCTCGGCACCAAGTTCGGCATGCGCTACAGCCTGGCCGGCAAGCGTGAGGGCGACGCGCCGCTGACGTTGCTGTACCTCACGCCTGGGGTGGTCACCGCGGATGGCCAGCGTCACGACAAGTTCGAAGTGCAGCAGAAGCTGGTAGTCGGTGCGCCGCAGGACGTGATGGCCTTCGAATTCACCGAGCATCACGAAGTGGTGCCCGGTGAGTGGCACTTCATCGTCTACCAGGGCGACCGCAAGCTCGCCGAGCAGCGCTTCACGGTGCGTTGA
- a CDS encoding diacylglycerol kinase — protein sequence MNESSDLDALSFKGRRGLARILDATGYSLAGLRAAYQGEAAFRQLVWLNLLLLPLACLVDVSRTERVLLVIVPLLALVVELLNSAIEAVVDRISLNLHPLSKQAKDMGSAAQMVALLVVVLTWTIILL from the coding sequence ATGAACGAAAGCTCCGATCTCGACGCTCTCTCGTTCAAGGGCCGCCGCGGCCTGGCGCGCATCCTCGACGCCACCGGCTACTCGCTGGCCGGGCTGCGCGCGGCCTATCAGGGCGAAGCGGCTTTCCGTCAACTGGTCTGGTTGAACCTGCTACTGCTGCCGCTGGCCTGTCTGGTCGATGTCAGCCGCACCGAGCGCGTATTGCTGGTGATCGTGCCGCTGCTGGCACTGGTAGTAGAGCTGCTCAATTCCGCCATCGAGGCAGTGGTCGACCGCATCTCGCTGAACCTGCACCCGCTGTCCAAGCAGGCCAAGGACATGGGCAGCGCGGCGCAGATGGTCGCGCTGCTGGTGGTCGTCCTGACCTGGACGATCATCCTGCTCTGA
- a CDS encoding lipopolysaccharide kinase InaA family protein, with translation MGILSEQALAALPSTEFDRWWHSPGEWVEPANQRRGGESGVRLLQHWDSNRPLLYCKYQSGHTYRSLRHPLGRPTILRELQAYRAFARLGIRTPNIVYCSARKQAGHWQALLVTEALPGFVSLEQWYDEPRTQQLNQVMLQRLAVTLARLHLGGWQHGCCYAKHLFVKARSDGDVDIALLDLEKSRRRWRVASASRRDLGQLDRHRGAMPEADMSYLRQAYQQARNAPWGGLHP, from the coding sequence ATGGGAATCCTCAGCGAACAGGCGCTGGCCGCCCTGCCCTCTACCGAGTTCGATCGCTGGTGGCACAGCCCTGGCGAATGGGTGGAACCAGCCAACCAGCGACGTGGCGGTGAAAGCGGCGTTCGTCTGTTGCAACACTGGGACAGCAACAGGCCGCTGCTGTATTGCAAGTACCAGAGTGGGCATACCTATCGCTCGCTGCGCCACCCGTTGGGCAGGCCGACCATTCTGCGCGAGCTGCAGGCCTATCGCGCCTTTGCCCGCCTCGGCATTCGCACACCAAACATCGTTTACTGCTCGGCCCGCAAGCAGGCCGGGCACTGGCAGGCATTGCTGGTCACCGAAGCATTGCCAGGCTTCGTCAGCCTGGAGCAGTGGTACGACGAGCCCCGTACGCAGCAGCTCAACCAGGTCATGCTGCAACGCCTGGCCGTAACGCTGGCGCGCCTGCACCTGGGCGGCTGGCAACACGGCTGCTGCTACGCCAAGCACCTGTTCGTCAAAGCCCGTAGCGATGGCGACGTGGATATCGCCCTCCTGGATCTGGAAAAAAGCCGACGCCGCTGGCGGGTCGCCAGCGCCTCGCGGCGCGATCTGGGCCAGTTGGACCGACACCGTGGCGCCATGCCCGAGGCGGACATGAGTTACCTGCGCCAGGCCTACCAGCAAGCGCGGAACGCCCCATGGGGCGGGCTGCATCCATGA
- a CDS encoding class I SAM-dependent methyltransferase: MPKPSPIELDFSRKYDFEHAQQYLHKHQDGLSRRLSHWRDVQVARRALQMADQPNLVLDLPCGAGRFWPMLCEQPNRVIFAADNSADMLATARAAQAPEVVARVNSFRTSAFDIDLGSNAVDCIFCIRLLHHIESSEHRLAILREFHRVSRDTVIVSLWVDGNYKAWKRRRLEARRAAQGRATENQNRFVVPRKTVEDEFHQAGFAILDHLDFLPGYAMWRTYVLRKVA; encoded by the coding sequence ATGCCCAAGCCCAGCCCCATCGAACTGGATTTCTCCCGCAAGTACGATTTCGAGCACGCCCAGCAATATCTGCACAAGCATCAGGACGGCTTGTCCAGGCGCCTGTCGCATTGGCGTGATGTCCAGGTCGCGCGTCGTGCATTGCAGATGGCCGATCAGCCGAATCTGGTGCTCGACCTGCCCTGCGGCGCTGGCCGTTTCTGGCCAATGCTCTGCGAGCAGCCGAACCGGGTGATCTTCGCCGCTGACAACTCGGCCGACATGCTTGCCACAGCCCGCGCCGCACAAGCTCCCGAGGTCGTCGCACGAGTCAACAGCTTCCGCACCTCGGCCTTCGATATCGACCTGGGGAGCAATGCGGTGGACTGCATCTTCTGCATCCGCCTGCTGCATCACATCGAGTCGAGCGAACACCGGCTGGCCATCCTTCGCGAGTTTCATCGCGTCAGCCGCGACACGGTGATCGTCTCGCTGTGGGTCGACGGCAACTACAAGGCCTGGAAACGCCGGCGCCTGGAGGCCCGGCGCGCCGCTCAAGGCCGGGCTACGGAGAACCAGAACCGCTTCGTCGTTCCCCGCAAGACGGTGGAGGATGAGTTCCACCAGGCCGGCTTCGCCATCCTGGACCACCTGGACTTCCTGCCCGGTTATGCCATGTGGCGCACCTACGTGCTGCGCAAGGTGGCCTGA
- a CDS encoding sensor histidine kinase has translation MLSKQPFERRILIAFILMTAVVSGLFSLSIVGVVHFIEEHLVSQEMSRELGETLNEDIRQGRPPRLDSSTRFFSSNYPDYAIPPEYDGLQEGFNEVVSGDEAYYVYVQKINGETYLLVQEQQEFEARENALFNVVLAGFLLTVIAAWGLGLMMARKVMAPISRLAQQVRHRDQLHPLAPPLAPDYPNDEIGQLAAAFDSTLGQVRQSLERERLFTSDVSHELRTPLMVIATSCELLSEAPLSPREKEQVARIARASEEMRELVQTFMQLARDKTNEAVLVGDRGLAAVAQEQASRWGALMKEKGLDFQLIEEGQDDGRYNATFLATVMANLLRNALHYTERGEVRLILEPGAFRIEDSGAGIPAEQHERIFQPFVRGAQARGEGLGLGLSLVKRICAKQGWSVSLQSEPGSTRFRVTLNEEDA, from the coding sequence ATGCTGTCTAAGCAGCCGTTCGAGCGGCGCATTCTGATCGCCTTCATCCTGATGACTGCGGTGGTCAGCGGGCTGTTCTCGTTGAGTATCGTCGGCGTGGTGCATTTCATCGAGGAACACCTGGTTTCCCAGGAGATGAGCCGCGAGTTGGGCGAAACGCTGAACGAGGATATCCGCCAGGGACGCCCTCCGCGCCTGGACTCCAGCACCCGTTTCTTCTCGTCCAACTACCCCGACTATGCGATTCCGCCCGAATACGATGGGCTGCAGGAAGGTTTCAACGAGGTCGTCAGCGGCGATGAGGCGTATTACGTCTACGTGCAGAAGATCAATGGCGAGACCTACCTGCTGGTGCAGGAGCAGCAGGAGTTCGAAGCACGGGAAAACGCACTGTTCAACGTGGTGTTGGCGGGTTTCCTGCTCACCGTGATCGCCGCCTGGGGCCTGGGCCTGATGATGGCGCGCAAGGTGATGGCGCCGATCAGTCGGCTCGCCCAGCAGGTACGCCACCGCGACCAGTTGCACCCACTGGCGCCCCCCTTGGCGCCCGACTACCCCAACGATGAAATCGGCCAACTGGCCGCCGCCTTCGACAGCACATTAGGCCAGGTGCGCCAGTCACTGGAGCGAGAACGCCTGTTCACCAGCGACGTCAGCCACGAGCTACGCACACCGCTGATGGTCATCGCCACCTCCTGCGAACTGTTGAGTGAGGCGCCGTTGAGCCCACGCGAAAAAGAACAGGTGGCCCGTATTGCCCGCGCCAGCGAGGAAATGCGCGAACTGGTGCAGACGTTCATGCAGCTGGCTCGCGACAAGACCAATGAAGCCGTCCTGGTCGGTGATCGAGGCCTGGCAGCCGTCGCCCAGGAGCAGGCCAGCCGCTGGGGCGCACTGATGAAGGAAAAGGGACTGGATTTCCAGCTTATCGAGGAAGGCCAGGATGACGGGCGCTACAACGCGACCTTTCTCGCCACGGTGATGGCCAATCTGCTACGCAATGCCCTGCACTACACCGAGCGTGGCGAGGTGCGCCTGATTCTCGAGCCGGGCGCATTTCGCATCGAGGACAGCGGCGCCGGTATTCCCGCCGAGCAGCACGAGCGCATCTTCCAGCCATTCGTGCGTGGCGCGCAGGCCCGTGGCGAAGGTCTCGGCCTGGGTCTCTCGCTGGTCAAACGCATCTGTGCCAAGCAGGGTTGGAGCGTAAGCCTGCAGAGTGAACCTGGCAGCACCCGCTTCCGCGTCACGTTGAACGAGGAGGATGCTTGA
- a CDS encoding response regulator transcription factor has product MRILVIEDNRDILANVLDYLQLKGFSVDCAQDGLSGLHLASSGHYDLIVLDIMLPGIDGYQVCKRLREDGRSEVPILMLTARDALDDRLQGLNAGADDYLIKPFALSELVARIEAILRRSRGSRKRQLQVADLNYDLDTLHVSRAGQLLKLNPLGLKLLAILMQRSPAVVRREALEEALWGDDCPDSDSLRSHVHQLRQVLDKPFPTPLLHTIHGVGYRLAESADAV; this is encoded by the coding sequence ATGCGCATTCTGGTCATCGAAGACAACCGAGACATCCTCGCCAACGTGCTCGACTATTTGCAGCTCAAGGGCTTTTCCGTCGACTGCGCGCAGGACGGTCTGAGCGGCCTGCACCTGGCCAGCAGCGGCCACTACGACCTGATCGTGCTGGACATCATGTTGCCAGGCATCGACGGCTATCAGGTGTGCAAGCGCCTGCGCGAGGACGGCCGCAGCGAGGTGCCGATCCTCATGCTCACCGCGCGCGATGCGCTGGATGACCGCCTGCAGGGGCTCAACGCCGGCGCTGACGACTACCTGATCAAGCCTTTCGCCCTCTCCGAACTGGTAGCGCGCATCGAAGCGATCCTGCGCCGTAGCCGCGGCAGTCGCAAACGTCAGTTGCAGGTCGCCGATCTCAACTACGACCTCGATACCCTGCACGTCAGTCGCGCCGGTCAGTTGCTCAAGCTCAACCCGTTGGGCCTCAAGCTGCTGGCCATCCTCATGCAACGCAGCCCGGCAGTGGTACGCCGTGAAGCGCTGGAAGAAGCCCTGTGGGGCGACGACTGCCCGGACAGTGACAGCCTGCGCAGCCATGTCCACCAGTTACGCCAGGTGCTCGACAAACCCTTCCCCACGCCGCTGCTGCACACCATTCACGGGGTCGGTTATCGCCTGGCGGAGAGCGCCGATGCTGTCTAA
- a CDS encoding LTA synthase family protein: MPRLHYAQLRYLSIILLAWLAVFFLTRSVLLIAHLSDAGVTLSNLLGLYGVGLVYDLSFLVYAAAPLALYLLLCPAWLWRRRWHQRLLIVLAAVSLFAMFFTAVAEWLFWDEFGVRFNFIAVDYLVYSKEVVDNILESYPIYPLLALLAVLAIGLTVALRRPLHAALQAPRLPRLRAVYALVMLALLVGLCSGLVGQDAPRSLGGNTYQRELASNGPYQFFAAFRNNELDYQQFYATLPDAAVAEQLRAEVAEPNARLIGSDPQDIRRVIDNPGKARKLNVVLVTIESLSAKYLGSFGDTRGLTPNLDELRKHSLVFTNFYATGTRTDRGLEALTLSVPPTPGRSIVKRIGRESGYASLGQQLGAQGYDSVFVYGGRGYFDNMNAFFGGNGYRIVDQSSVDESEMSFQNAWGMADEDLYHQALKVADSDHAAGKPFFLQLMTTSNHRPYTYPDGRIDIASGEGREGAVKYTDYAIGQFLAQARSKPWFDNTLFVFVADHTAGSAGQEDLPVANYHIPLFVYSPKHIKPAEYADVASQIDVAPTLLGVLNLDYVSTFFGRNLLRADHAPGRALLGNYQHLGLFDGQNLAILSPRQGMRRHDDALGLSHEWRVNDADPLLRRDIAYYQGASHAFGKRLIAWQPEIQPGQQLSQR; the protein is encoded by the coding sequence ATGCCACGGCTCCATTACGCGCAACTTCGTTATCTGTCGATCATTCTGCTGGCCTGGCTGGCGGTTTTCTTCCTCACTCGTAGCGTGCTGCTGATCGCGCATCTGAGCGATGCCGGTGTCACCCTGTCGAACCTGCTGGGTCTGTATGGCGTCGGTCTGGTCTACGACCTGAGCTTCCTGGTCTACGCCGCCGCGCCGCTGGCGCTTTACCTGTTGCTGTGTCCTGCCTGGTTGTGGCGGCGCCGTTGGCATCAGCGTCTGTTGATCGTCCTGGCGGCCGTCAGCCTGTTCGCCATGTTCTTCACAGCGGTGGCCGAATGGCTGTTCTGGGACGAGTTCGGCGTGCGTTTCAACTTCATTGCCGTGGACTACCTCGTGTACTCCAAAGAGGTCGTCGACAACATTCTCGAGTCCTACCCGATCTATCCGTTGCTGGCGCTGTTGGCGGTCTTGGCCATCGGCTTGACCGTAGCGCTGCGTCGGCCGTTGCATGCGGCGTTGCAGGCGCCGCGTTTGCCACGACTGCGTGCGGTCTATGCACTGGTCATGCTGGCATTGCTGGTCGGGCTGTGCAGCGGCCTGGTAGGGCAGGATGCGCCGCGCAGCCTGGGCGGCAATACCTACCAGCGTGAGCTGGCGAGCAATGGCCCGTACCAGTTCTTCGCGGCGTTTCGTAACAACGAGCTGGACTATCAGCAGTTCTACGCCACCTTGCCCGATGCTGCGGTGGCCGAGCAGTTGCGCGCCGAAGTAGCCGAGCCCAATGCGCGCCTCATCGGCAGTGACCCGCAGGACATCCGCCGGGTGATCGACAACCCCGGCAAGGCACGCAAGCTCAACGTGGTGCTGGTCACCATCGAGAGCCTGAGCGCCAAATACCTGGGCAGTTTTGGCGATACCCGTGGGTTGACCCCGAACCTGGACGAGTTGCGCAAGCACAGTCTGGTGTTCACCAACTTCTACGCCACGGGTACGCGCACCGACCGCGGTTTGGAGGCGCTGACTCTGTCGGTACCGCCGACTCCGGGGCGCTCCATCGTCAAGCGTATCGGCCGCGAATCCGGCTATGCCAGCCTGGGCCAGCAGTTGGGCGCGCAGGGTTACGACAGCGTCTTCGTCTACGGCGGGCGCGGATACTTCGACAACATGAACGCATTCTTCGGCGGCAATGGTTATCGCATCGTCGATCAGAGCAGCGTCGATGAGTCCGAGATGAGCTTCCAGAATGCCTGGGGCATGGCCGACGAGGATCTCTACCATCAGGCGCTGAAGGTGGCTGATAGCGACCATGCGGCCGGCAAGCCGTTCTTCCTGCAACTGATGACCACCTCCAACCATCGGCCCTATACCTACCCGGACGGGCGTATCGACATCGCCTCCGGCGAGGGCCGTGAGGGTGCGGTGAAATACACCGACTACGCCATCGGCCAGTTCCTGGCGCAGGCGCGCAGCAAGCCCTGGTTCGACAACACGCTGTTCGTCTTCGTCGCCGACCACACTGCAGGCAGTGCCGGGCAGGAAGACCTGCCCGTGGCCAACTACCACATCCCGTTGTTCGTCTACTCGCCGAAACACATCAAGCCTGCCGAGTACGCCGACGTGGCCAGCCAGATCGACGTAGCGCCGACACTGCTTGGGGTGCTCAACCTGGATTACGTGTCCACCTTCTTCGGTCGCAACCTGCTACGCGCCGACCACGCTCCTGGGCGGGCACTGCTCGGCAACTACCAGCACCTGGGCCTGTTCGATGGGCAGAACCTGGCGATTCTCAGCCCGCGCCAGGGCATGCGTCGCCACGACGATGCTCTGGGCCTGAGCCATGAGTGGCGGGTGAATGATGCCGATCCGCTGTTGCGGCGCGACATCGCCTACTACCAGGGCGCGAGCCATGCCTTCGGCAAGCGGCTGATCGCCTGGCAACCCGAGATCCAGCCGGGCCAGCAGCTCAGCCAGCGCTAA
- a CDS encoding phosphatase PAP2 family protein, whose product MSSRYFDFRLALGIPLLLMALLLVVDPSPVDFALARLFYEPGLGFIGRSSFWLEDILHDRAKQAIIVLGVLAIAGFLLSLMPTRLRAWRRQLGYLVLALGLSTSVVTPLKTLTGMHCPWSLSEFGGQEQFTPLLSERAPTANPGRCWPGGHASAGFSLLALFFVLRDRRPRAARIALVVALGLGSLFSLGRMLQGAHFLSHNLWTLLIDWVICVLTYRWLLYRAPVAQSAGNQVVWGETCR is encoded by the coding sequence ATGTCGTCTCGTTATTTCGATTTTCGCCTGGCGCTGGGTATACCGCTGCTGCTGATGGCGTTGTTGCTGGTAGTCGATCCCAGCCCCGTGGACTTCGCCCTGGCCCGTCTGTTCTACGAACCTGGGCTGGGCTTCATCGGCCGTAGCAGTTTCTGGCTCGAAGACATCCTGCATGACCGTGCCAAGCAGGCGATTATCGTGCTCGGTGTGCTGGCCATCGCTGGCTTTCTGCTCAGCCTGATGCCGACACGGCTGCGTGCCTGGCGTCGACAGCTTGGTTATCTGGTACTGGCGCTGGGCCTGTCGACTTCGGTGGTCACGCCGCTGAAGACCCTGACCGGCATGCATTGCCCCTGGAGCCTGAGCGAGTTTGGCGGCCAGGAGCAGTTCACCCCGCTGCTGAGCGAGCGCGCACCCACCGCCAACCCCGGCCGATGCTGGCCAGGCGGGCATGCCTCGGCAGGATTCTCGCTGCTGGCACTGTTCTTCGTCTTGCGCGACCGCCGCCCGCGTGCCGCGCGAATCGCGCTGGTGGTGGCGCTGGGGCTGGGTTCGCTGTTCTCCCTGGGGCGGATGTTGCAGGGCGCGCACTTTCTCTCGCACAACCTCTGGACGCTGCTGATCGACTGGGTGATCTGCGTACTGACCTATCGCTGGCTGCTTTACCGGGCGCCTGTCGCACAAAGCGCAGGAAATCAGGTGGTCTGGGGAGAAACCTGCCGATGA